From Candidatus Baltobacteraceae bacterium, the proteins below share one genomic window:
- a CDS encoding ferredoxin family protein, which yields MAYVITEPCIGTKDKSCVDVCPVDCIHGKDEDEMLFIDPEVCIDCGACVSACPVEAIFADSDVPEKWTNFTEINAEYFKK from the coding sequence ATGGCTTACGTTATCACCGAACCGTGCATCGGGACTAAGGACAAATCGTGCGTCGATGTCTGTCCCGTTGACTGCATCCACGGTAAGGACGAAGATGAAATGCTTTTCATCGACCCCGAAGTTTGCATCGATTGCGGCGCGTGTGTATCGGCATGTCCGGTCGAGGCGATCTTCGCCGATTCGGACGTTCCGGAGAAGTGGACCAACTTCACCGAAATCAACGCCGAGTATTTTAAGAAATAG